In Vigna angularis cultivar LongXiaoDou No.4 chromosome 8, ASM1680809v1, whole genome shotgun sequence, one DNA window encodes the following:
- the LOC108345685 gene encoding uncharacterized protein LOC108345685, protein MGANHSLQVEEESEEEEEEEEQEEEEDERNLNGPLLGRTQLGNHMVKKVLEQEPEMLPCHASASPLSPQLSSLGTPRLGPSIKVWDPYNVLGPQLPLLSPPALSRSFSANGMVPDDEAVTEVFLISHGECELNLAPDLVGGRCPAAALTANGMRQARALAVFLKSQGVRFSAVYSSPLDRARSTAVSVSKEVSFSEEQIQSSDALGEISQGNWEGCLRSEIYTPEIQALIDRSQPDFTAPSGESLRQVEFRMINFLNGTVLGLHEKLRLDLSSHQNDNHAFAQHNSHALLTNSIHDQDGPSLPPNQWDLLSRHRPAFSRKKSGKSRLQFVTNTGDVIEEEISSGNVNHQSSLHNSGFSSFSPTVACIGLFTHSVPIKCLLTGLLGCSPLMSHKFCIEDSSVTVLQHSLRTGWQIKRLNDTAHLRLL, encoded by the exons ATGGGCGCGAACCATTCACTGCAAGTTGAGGAAGAGAGcgaagaagaggaggaagaagaagagcaagaggaggaagaagatgagaggaaccTCAATGGGCCTCTATTGGGCCGGACGCAATTGGGGAACCACATGGTGAAGAAGGTTCTCGAACAGGAGCCGGAGATGCTGCCGTGCCACGCCTCCGCGTCGCCGCTCTCACCTCAGCTCTCTTCGCTCGGGACGCCGCGCCTCGGCCCCTCGATCAAGGTATGGGATCCCTACAACGTCCTCGGGCCGCAGCTGCCGCTGCTGTCGCCGCCTGCACTTTCGCGGAGCTTCTCCGCGAACGGGATGGTGCCGGATGACGAGGCTGTGACAGAGGTTTTCCTGATCAGCCACGGTGAGTGCGAGTTAAATTTGGCTCCGGACTTGGTCGGTGGCCGCTGCCCTGCCGCCGCGCTTACCGCCAATGGAATGCGCCAGGCCAGGGCTCTGGCCGTGTTCCTCAAGTCGCAGGGGGTTCGGTTCAGCGCCGTGTATTCGTCGCCGCTTGATCGGGCGCGGTCTACGGCGGTTTCAGTGTCAAAG GAAGTCAGTTTTTCAGAGGAACAAATTCAATCCTCGGATGCTCTTGGGGAGATTAGTCAAGGGAATTGGGAAGGTTGCCTTCGATCAGAAATATACACCCCTGAAATTCAGGCCTTAATTGACAGGTCCCAGCCAGATTTTACTGCACCTTCTGGTGAATCACTTAGACAAGTAGAATTCCGGATGATTAACTTCTTAAATGGAACCGTCCTGGGGTTACATGAAAAATTAAGGTTAGATTTATCATCACATCAAAATGACAACCATGCATTTGCACAGCACAACTCCCATGCTCTTCTTACAAACTCAATTCACGACCAAGATGGACCTTCTCTCCCTCCAAACCAATGGGATTTGCTCAGCAGGCATCGGCCTGCGTTCTCTAGGAAGAAGTCTGGTAAGAGCAGGCTACAATTTGTCACAAACACTGGTGATgtaattgaagaagaaatttcttctgGTAATGTAAACCACCAAAGTTCTCTGCATAATTCTGGCTTCAGCAGCTTTTCACCTACTGTGGCTTGTATAGGACTATTTACTCATTCTGTGCCAATTAAGTGTCTCCTGACTGGTCTTCTTGGATGTAGCCCTCTGATGTCACATAAGTTTTGCATAGAAGACTCATCGGTGACTGTCTTGCAGCATTCTCTGAGAACTGGTTGGCAGATAAAAAGGCTGAATGATACGGCACATCTTAGGCTTCTCTAG